GTGAGATTGAAGATGAACATCTTCTTCAACTGGATGCACCTGTGCAAGAAGTTGAAGATATTCCCATGGAAGTTGAtactaaatttcaaacaattaggGACATTGCCAAACTTCGAGACAGTGACCAAGTacattattcattgtttttagaaatacctatattttaagtttatttatttattttgcttatttttgttttaaagcaactatagtaattgaaatatttgagttCTTAATGAAATCTCTTTCCACCACAAATCAATGGATtctgaatgatttaaaattttggagagacattttaaggaaaattctgttttccagAGTCTTTCTACATTGATGTACTTATATCATTAAACTgccctagcagcaaaataatttgGGACCCTCATTGCTCTaatcttggctcaataaggGTTCAAAGGGCCATTATTTTCCTGATATCGGCCCTATATAGAGTCGTCAGATTCACACGATATTTCATAGTCATTATTCGGCCAACATAAGCCCTATTTTGGTAGTATTTAGTCCGGTTTTGGCCTTATATAggaccaatattgaaaaatatagacaTCTCAGTATTCGTCCCTCAGTGTATGTTCATATAGGATCAATATCGAGCCAATTTTGAGCCCAGATGGagccaatataaaatttttgctatggtatcttcaataaaaaagagtaaataaaaacaatgggGAAAGTGACCAGtttcttatttagtttaacTCACAATGTGGCGAGCGTTTATTTTCATGTCTATCTACGAGCCATGATAGTCTCTCTGCTCATCTGCATCCTATGTGCTTTTCCACCATGCCTTTTTGTCCACTTTGTGGTACTGGAGAAGAAATGGGTAGGGAGCACTTGCTCTAGTGTGGGGCCCTTAGTAGGCACACTGAGTTCTCAAGTACTGTGAAGCAAGAGAACTTTTAGAGCAATGACTTTGGTCTTGTTTTGAAATCTCATGTACATATTTGTATCTTTATCTTTTTACGATATCTGTACTTTTTGCCTTGTCATtgggaaaaaaggaaaaattgtttttatttccatagCAATGTAATTTAGAGGGTTTGATTGCTACCTGttactgtaataaatttaaagcctGTCTTATATATGCATAATAtcgtatatgtatatgtatttttttctacagttaCATAGAGTAATGGCTGAAatagatgaaagaaaaaataaagatcgCAAAGAAGGTAATTCCtttatttctgaatttctatttcttccccccccccctaccATTTGAAACTTATTGCTGTAAGTAATGCTTCCTGTGTTTAAAAATCATCAGCTAATAAAAACGTGTTCCCTTATATTgagatttaagtttaattttctgtgaagtttttaaatttctgtgaagtttttaaatttctttttccgtTTGTTTCAGCTCTTGGTCCAGTTGAAGCTGATCCAGAATATTTACTCATAGTAGAAGCCAATAATTTAGCAGTGGaaattgataatgaaataagtaattattattttttttttcaatctaattttttgttgtaaatacatcttgataaaaaaaattatgccttcaaatacatcaatatttattaaaattcaaatatacttTAGAAGATCTCATGGGCGCTGATGACTTACtgaattttgtttatctttattgaTTATTGATAGATTTTTAATCATCTATGTGACTCAGACTTTTCCCATTTTAATCTCAAACTGTCAACTTTTAGACTTTTTTGTAAGCTTTTTACTGTGaacaaaaatttgacttttaattatcttttattttagctttcataatttttattttagttttgcatttttaaccGTCAATTTTTTACCTGtttattaaattcagttttaattagTATAGTATTGCCactttgtgatttttaaattttaattttctgtatgaTCTTTGCATCTGTATTTATATGTTACCATTGCTATCCTGAtgttgtatagttttttttattaatatctttctttgtATACCTTATATTAAGTGGATCCGAGCATCTAATGTTTATACatcttgataaaaatatatttttatgtattattactttttttttaaaaaaaaatatatatatatatattattttcagatatcATTCACAAGTTTACAAGAGACAAGTATTCAAAAAGATTTCCTGAATTGGAATCATTAGTTCCAATACCTCTTCAATATGTTTCTACTGTGAAGGTTGAGTAGTTTTGAACTAatttaatgtcttttaaaataaaattacttctacTAATTAAAGACATAAAAAGAAAGTTGCTTAAAACTGATTggttttttatcatttgattgATTGTTGTCAATGCGTTTCCATTGGACAGATAAACAACATGATTGTTCTATTAATAAACACAGAATTCATCTTTGACTTTCTTCAGTATAAAATTGATAGAAGTTATACTGACATTTACCTCTAAATTTTCTGgtcttaatattattatctgctatcattacatttttactttgattcttatttaaatactaaattctatctaaaactttttgttatcaattaatgcaattaaaaataataattacaaaaaaattattaaaaattatagtaccattactaattgatttttgaattggcaaagaataaaactttaacaaGTTTTTACAGCAAccgaaatttaaagaagaatttataATGATAACATTAATGTGggccattttcaaaattcactGTCAAATGGAAAttgaggaaaagaaaattacaatataagtaaatgtcatttaaaaaaatatttgaacatatATACTtctcttatactattttaattttttcatacaggttttttttttccaattatgtTTTGCTGATACCTCTTTGGGCAGGTACAGTAAAACTGTTACCATAATCactattattctaattaaaggTATTTCCTGTATATctttaatgttgaaattaatagtttatcaatttaatatttcatattaaagaaaaaaaccttaAGTAATGCAAGGTGTGTTATCAAGTTTTGTACATCATGCCACCATCGAGCaacaaacataatattttaaagaaaaaaaaacttctgaaaataaaaaatttaaattctatttgatTTGAGCTAGAAaccaaataaactaaatttttcagtttgataaataactattttttccttcgagaaaaaataacacttttgtgTTAAGTGTGttgtgtttgtttttatttgttaaacaattatatatatatatatatatattgcgacttttgatttccaggatcttttcaatagcattcccctttctaaactaaaagatgtccttttgaattattaccaTGATTTNCCAAGTATTTTGATGAGTATAACTGATTTAGAGAAGATCTacattaaaatagcaaaataatatagtcttgcatatttatattacttaacattgtcatattttgtttttgtaggAATTGGGTAATGATCTTGATAAAGCTAAAAACAGTGAAATTCTGCAGGAGTTTTTAACTCCAGCCACCATTATGGTTGTGAGTGTCACTGCATCTACTACTCAagggtaaatttttaataaattcacattCTTTATTCAGTGTTATATGGGATCCTatagtttgaaaaaagttcttaattcatgaaactttttttcaaattagttaaaggtgcttatttttctttttcagttttcatttcTCACAGACTttctgtgatatttttactttctttatggGGAATGCAGGTTTATGTCCATTAACCCGCTGGCGGTTTTGCAcgtaaaaagtcgtattttaactTGCACTCTTCTCTTCATAGCATAACTGGTTTTTCCATGTTATTAGATAAGTAAATAGTGTATTAAAGAGATGAAAATTCCCAATTTTGCCCCATTTTCTAAATTGCTAGTGGGTTAGTTATGTTCTCCCTTCAACATGTTTTATTACAAGCAGCACATCAAACAAATTAAGAATGCTACTGAATGGTCGACTGCTATCAGTCATATCCCATACAACTCTGCTTACTTACGTCATGTCATTTCCAAAAGAATTAAACATCGTCAACCGCCATCTGtcagtaaaaatggatattacTTATTCATACTTTGCACTTTTAGTCagaatggctcaggggatagagctttcgccttccaatgaggtggaccgggttcgaattccaggatggctggtcaatatgaATCCACATCCACACGCCACGTccctaccacagtgctgactggaaatatcttcagtggtaaacggatcatgaattagagtccctttgccatcaggtTTACCTTGGAAGGctctcatggtcttcctctccatgtaacgcaaatgtgggtttcataaaataaataaaaagtcctccacaaaggaaaatttctcccaatacttgatccaggagttcccttgtcttctgaatcagattaaaaattacagggctacagagttgaacattagtagtcgtatacccaaaaattggatcaacACTTTAACtatagttacaaaataataaaaaatattctacactTACAGAGTCTAAAGATGCTCTAACTTTAGTGTTCaggcaaagtttttttttttttttttgctcctaTATAAGTGTAGAGATAAAGTAAATTTGGAATTTAAGTGATGTTAAAAAATAGTGAGAGAGAAATGATAgatggagaatttttttaatcatgaaatttgcaaaaaatatgaacaacCTAATATTGACAGAGTCAACACTGCACAGAGACAGACCTTCTGAGATTACAGGTCAATTGTTGACAGATCATAGCGTTCATCGTATCTGCTGGAGGAAGCTCATTGGATACAGCCTTGACCTGTAATGGAATGTAGTGCATACTAAGAAGAGAAGGAAAAACCTTCTATTGttatataacatattaaaacagACACCGTATAACCTGGCATATAAATCAACCCCATTATGTAAATCAACcttgtattttttgttacaataataaatttttggaatgtCTGATGTATAAGTTATGACTGCTGAAAAACCAAATGTTTATAAAgtttacaaacataaaatatgaacTAAGTCTACAGAATTTtctcaagttaaaaatatttcacatttttctctcaaaaatatcCATGCTGCTTCGATATATATCATGTGTCAAATGATAGTATACACATGTAGAAATGTAGattcaaatattgtaaattcttttaaaaagtgtaaaattttaaatactttggtGAAGACTATTTTTTGTGAGACTGCAGATTAGGAGATAATGAAGGATCCATTGCCAATTGGGATAGGTAGGATGCCAGCATTATTGAGtacaactctactggattttgccagtttttcCTGGTCtactgatttaattaaaattctcctggtttttgtatattttagaaaattccctaaatttgagtaagtttcctaaaaaaatcctattgaaatagaatttttgaccagattattgcttgctagCTTGAATATTTATGAAGCGTTCCTCgtttatagaaatcagttcgacactttttttgttctaaaatgttcaggttatttttattccaaactctctttttaaattaattttaaaaaatcttttaattatctttgatgaattaaaagcCTATTAATGTTCAAAGTTATGTGTAAACATTacacataacatttcaagtatgtttaatgtcaatcataactggaaaatattgcagtttttctattttgatgactacaaaaatccctaaaattacgaatgagtaaaatatttactatattatgcagtaattatcacaaaatttatattgcataAAATCTACTGGATATTTTCCTATCCATGCTGGCAGCTTTGGTGATGATTTAGAGTCTTTAAATTTTCAGCTTTATATGTTCTATAAAATTTCcttgttgtatatttttaaagtactcttgaataaattatcttaacttttctttttctgagcGTAATTTTAGCTattgtttcaaagaaaaaaagctttatatgtaaaaaaaatatgagaagagGAATAAATTCATGCTGAGTTATTCTTATAGATTCCATTGTTTATAATGCTTTGATATTTCATGAGCAACGAATGTTTCACTTTATTACTGGTGTAAAAGTCAACCCTCTgatctttttaacattttggtGGTTTTAAAAGTTGGCTTATACTCCAGAATATATGATAAATGTTTAGAAAGCAGAGGCAAAATATTGTGGCTTGCCACTTTTGACCCTTTGACTCAActtctcaattttaattttactaagttTTGTTGAGGGgccaagttttatttattcagatacTCAGCAAACTGTGTTcattataatgaaagaaattttgacattatatgatgttaaaataactctatttttgtaaattttaagacaattaGTGGCCGATACCCAAGGGTAAAGAGAAGGGCTGATTCATTCCTTACTCAAAGTTGGAGCTATAATTCACGACGTCGCGCCATTCACAGATCTCAAAAATCACAACTGAATTACATGAAAACTTTGCTGTAAGAAATGAGTTGAATGTTCAACACTTTTCTAATATAGCTGTCAAACTTAACTGCtaacaaattatttctgttcaaaaataaagtgttcgtacattttcttatagtattaaaaaataacattttaaaattagaaaaatttctcaatggTTGTCGTTGTTTCATTATCATTttcccattttagtttttaacttttgctgttaaataaaaggaagcatataaagataattttatagttacatATTGCTCGATAACACTACTTTATTAATTGGgatgtctaatttttaatatattttcagatatttatgcatcatcactaaataaaaaccttaaatactAGTTACTAAAACATAATCTTTgaatatataatagaaatattatacataaatatttaaaattaaggatttataaatattttgaataaggacattaaaaaatacattatgaaattggaagaatttttattcattaataactttatttttgaagctcagggtttttcttttctttcacctTGTGCATTTTTGTTCTTCTTTTCTGTTTAAAGTTACAAGATGGTATTGATTTTTATGGCTAATGAAAGCTCTTAAAGgtctaaatgaaaaaataatgcttttttattcaCAGAAATTCTTTCagtacattttataattcatttgatGTCACCTTTATACTTTCTGAAGTAAAGCatggaaaattatgttttctcattttgtgttttataataattcttgctGATAATTGACAACTACTATTAAATTATTGCTATCAGATGAGATGAAAATCACctcaaaatatatgtatattaaaaacaatgaatgtattgaaataagtttagaaaaagaatgcatgcgaaacaatttgtttttaaagcgaGAAGTTGATGCTGCACTGCCATAATGTCACTGACTGAAATCAGAAGCTCGGAGCAGCACGAGTCTCTTCGAAGGAGTGGCCCAGCCCTTCTAGCCTTCTCTTTAGCCTTGGCTGATACCACTAATCAATTAGTTTACAAACCAGAAATCACTTTATAAAtatcattgttatttttgagACACTAAGTAGTTTTTCCCATTAATCAATGAGTTTACTAAccaataatcattttataaatattattattacttttgagACAATAAGTAGCTTTTCCCTTTTCCTATTAATCAATTAGTTTACAAACCAGTAAAACCAGtaatattattgtttcttttacaaaaaaaaaaaaaaaaattgcttcatgttctttttaataattgctcTAACTTTTTTAGGCAACTTTTATCtgataatgatttgaaaataatatttgaagctTGTGAtatggtaagttttttttctttaattgcctactttgattttttttactatcatatTTAATAGACTTGTGTCTCTGTTACAGGCGATTGAACTTGACAATTTCAAGCAAGAAATTTATACTTATGTGGAATCTCGTATGTCTTTCATTGCTCCTAACCTTTCAATAATTGTTGGCGCATCAACTGCAGCCAAGTTAATGGGTCAGTACTACTCTATTTTCTACCATTTATTTTCACTGAAATGTTAATTTGTTGTCGATGTTTTATAACTTACTTCATTGTCGTTACATACTTGGATAGAAAGCAACACCAAGACATTtgtagattatatatttttgtcaactatatatattttgttcctttcaggttttttaatatttccaatggatgaatttatttttatatttatatatactttgaatttcattttcatttcacGTAGCttgatttttaccattttagAAGCATaatagtctttaaaaaataaataacgtaaagaaattatgtattgaaattattgttttttttattgttacatttatgtatatttgatttataatatttaattgataaatacagtaaaatctCAAGCCTATGTGATTGCAGCATATTACTAAAAGTCTGCTGTTACGACAAATTTCCTTATGActgtcaaaaaattaatgtaaacataaaaaattttatgtttataacgAGTTAAAAATTACTCGTGTTCTGTTATTAcggcaacaaaaaatttagggaAATAGAGTTTTCTGTTATTGTTTTGTTGGTTTAgggatatacaattttttgttgtttctgtTCAGTTaagcaatattataaaaaaggtatagataaaagatatttttatttatttctagtaaaaagtGACTAGAGAAAAACAAATGCTCCCTTTTTAGGATTTTctgtacttatttttatttagatttccaTGGAGAACCAGGGGGTCTGTTATCTGCTTTTTAACAAAGGAAAAGTTCTTCCATTATTCTTAGAAATCTGGTCacgcactttttttaaataactgccgttgaacagccgagccTAGTTTGGGTTACTTATCTCCCTTCATAACTACTtactattaaaatcaatatttgccATTACCAATTATGTCAAAAAGTATTGCActtcatttttttgcaaaaaatttcttacaatttcaaaacttgtttttcaAACATTCTTGTTGTACCTTTCATGAAATACAGAACTTTGTAATTCAATCAACAATGTGTGGGGAAAGCTATCTACTATAGATGTGTataatttcgaaacaaaatagttgttcatttttttaaacttttcttttcaattctattttaatattaaagatgaGCCTTTGCTTGTACAACAAGTtcactaaaataacaatttcttcTGCAATTataagttgttgttgttataaCGGAGTTATGCTGTAGCTAATTGAGGTttatagtttgtttgttttttaaaatttttgcaatttacataagatgaaaatatttgattgatagtcaatttatgcaaattattatttcctacttttcatacattttaatatattgttttaagtaTGTCTTGTTGATATTTAGGTGTTGCTGGTGGTTTGAGTAACCTTGCAAAAATGCCAGCCTGCAACATTCAAGTATTAGGTTCACAAAGGCGGACGCTTGCTGGATTCTCAACAACTGTGATTCTGCCTCATATTGGCTTTGTTCACTCTAGTGACATTGTTCAAAATACTCCTGCAGTatgatttttatacttattttattataatcatttataatcatcaaattattttattataatcatgTAAGTCTTGTCATAATTCATCGTATTTATTATTGCAATAGTTATACTGAAGTGTTGCTATAAGGAACCCTCTTTCCTTTTCACTGTTTGTtggttaaattttcatttttttaaatgtatttaatttaaaaaaaaaaatttacaatttttttttttttagatgacaAAGTCATTTGTCAGcacttttttcttgttttttgcaTGTGTAAAAACTTAAAGCAATGCTTGGGCCCGACCATTCCagaaatgccaacttgctcctgacaacaaatatatattttaaagtggtagtttattaattgtgattcttggtttaataaattcaatttagtggatttttatccaccactatttctaaataattcgtaggtttatataattcatcaaTTTGAAGTACTAATGTCAGGCTATACCTCTtaggaaaaaagcaaaaatagtcaaatatttcaaaaatttactttgaagttatttaccgttcttttaattatttgggcatgtccggagcagttggcatctctgccaTTCTATGTTTCACAGTGAAATGGTCATTTTCATCTGAACCTTTGTATCACATGTAGtgggaaacaaaattaaatcatatttaaaaagcaaataatcatACTTTAAAGCATAAACTTTGCTACCACAAGAAGAAGTTGGACCACAAAGAGTAGAGAATTGGCAAACCTGCCTTTAGCATTCTGTTGTCACTTTTGCGGAATCAcaattttaagtgta
The nucleotide sequence above comes from Parasteatoda tepidariorum isolate YZ-2023 chromosome 6, CAS_Ptep_4.0, whole genome shotgun sequence. Encoded proteins:
- the LOC107450879 gene encoding U4/U6 small nuclear ribonucleoprotein Prp31, whose amino-acid sequence is MSLADELLADLEDAGEIEDEHLLQLDAPVQEVEDIPMEVDTKFQTIRDIAKLRDSDQLHRVMAEIDERKNKDRKEALGPVEADPEYLLIVEANNLAVEIDNEINIIHKFTRDKYSKRFPELESLVPIPLQYVSTVKELGNDLDKAKNSEILQEFLTPATIMVVSVTASTTQGQLLSDNDLKIIFEACDMAIELDNFKQEIYTYVESRMSFIAPNLSIIVGASTAAKLMGVAGGLSNLAKMPACNIQVLGSQRRTLAGFSTTVILPHIGFVHSSDIVQNTPADLRRKAARLVAAKCAIAARVDGFHESADGEVGRTLREDIERKLDKLQEPPPVKQVKPLPAPIDQPRKKRGGRRVRKMKERYAITEFRKQANRMNFGEIEEDAYQDDLGFSLGQVGKAGTGRIRAPQIDEKTKVRISKTLQKNLQRQQVYGGSTTVRRQISGTASSVAFTPLQGLEIVNPQAAEKKGSESAKYFSNTSGFIKVERK